In Gimesia benthica, a single window of DNA contains:
- a CDS encoding aldo/keto reductase produces the protein MQYRPLGNTGASISALGFGAFKIGRNQQIKYSQAYDLPADDTTETLLNSILDLGINHIDTAPAYGISEERIGRFLSHRRAEFLLSTKIGETFENGQSNYDYSRASLTASLERSLQRLKTDVLDMVLIHSNGDDQKILNESDAVEVLQSFQQAGKIRWIGLSGKTVAGGTAALKWADLLMVEYHLEDPSHAELIQRAADQGVGILVKKGLASGHLPPAEAIAFVLENPGVSNLVVGGLNLAHIKNNWQTAGAVSLRPAA, from the coding sequence ATGCAATATCGTCCCCTGGGAAATACGGGTGCTTCCATCAGTGCTCTTGGCTTTGGTGCGTTCAAAATCGGCCGCAATCAGCAGATCAAATACAGTCAGGCTTACGACCTGCCCGCTGACGACACCACCGAAACGCTACTCAACTCGATTCTCGATCTGGGTATCAATCACATCGATACGGCACCCGCGTATGGCATCAGCGAGGAACGTATCGGCCGCTTTCTGTCACACCGCCGCGCTGAGTTTCTGCTGTCGACCAAAATCGGTGAGACCTTCGAAAACGGACAATCAAACTACGACTATTCTCGCGCGAGTCTGACCGCCAGCCTGGAACGGAGTCTGCAACGCCTCAAGACCGATGTGCTCGACATGGTCCTGATTCACTCCAACGGAGACGATCAGAAAATTCTTAACGAGAGCGATGCCGTCGAGGTCCTGCAGTCGTTTCAACAGGCGGGCAAGATTCGCTGGATCGGTCTCTCAGGAAAAACCGTGGCAGGTGGCACTGCAGCTCTGAAGTGGGCTGATCTCTTGATGGTCGAATATCACCTCGAAGATCCTTCCCACGCAGAACTGATTCAACGTGCTGCGGACCAGGGTGTCGGCATTCTGGTCAAAAAAGGGCTCGCTTCCGGACATCTCCCCCCCGCGGAAGCGATTGCGTTTGTTCTGGAAAATCCGGGAGTCAGTAATCTCGTTGTGGGTGGCTTGAATCTCGCACACATCAAAAATAACTGGCAAACCGCGGGTGCGGTTTCTCTGCGACCAGCTGCGTAA
- a CDS encoding (Fe-S)-binding protein has product MPPKVGLFIPCYVDQLFPQVGIATLKILEHFGVEVDYPESQTCCGQPMANTGCTNEVGPLAKRFVEIFKAYDAVVCPSGSCVSMVTHHYDEYFQNDADYENLKGKTYEFTDYLTTALGVKQFAGRFPHKVGLHQSCHGLRELRLASSSEIVGEPFGNARALLESIEGVEITQLQRPDECCGFGGTFSVAEEAVSCMMGEDRVHDHEQAGTEVLTALDMSCLMHLNGIIRRQKKPIRVMHISEIFAECL; this is encoded by the coding sequence ATGCCGCCCAAAGTTGGCCTGTTTATCCCCTGTTATGTTGATCAGCTGTTCCCGCAGGTGGGGATTGCCACTCTGAAAATCCTCGAGCATTTCGGGGTCGAAGTCGACTATCCCGAAAGCCAGACCTGCTGCGGTCAACCGATGGCCAACACCGGCTGTACGAATGAAGTCGGACCGCTGGCAAAACGCTTCGTCGAGATTTTCAAAGCATACGACGCCGTCGTCTGCCCCTCGGGAAGTTGTGTCTCGATGGTCACGCATCACTACGACGAATATTTCCAGAACGATGCCGACTACGAAAACCTCAAAGGTAAAACCTATGAGTTCACAGACTACCTGACCACCGCACTGGGAGTAAAACAGTTCGCGGGTCGCTTCCCTCACAAGGTCGGCCTGCATCAGAGCTGTCACGGTTTAAGAGAACTCCGCCTGGCCAGTTCCAGCGAAATCGTGGGCGAACCCTTTGGAAACGCCCGGGCTCTGCTCGAAAGCATCGAAGGGGTCGAAATCACGCAGCTGCAGCGGCCCGACGAATGCTGCGGCTTCGGGGGAACGTTCTCCGTGGCGGAAGAAGCGGTCTCCTGCATGATGGGCGAAGACCGCGTCCACGATCACGAGCAGGCGGGCACCGAAGTCCTCACCGCTTTGGATATGTCCTGCCTGATGCATCTGAATGGCATCATCCGTCGGCAGAAGAAACCGATCCGGGTGATGCACATCTCCGAAATTTTTGCTGAGTGTTTATAA
- a CDS encoding LutB/LldF family L-lactate oxidation iron-sulfur protein, with protein MPSHPQLAAEFIENKDRAHWHDQSLWFVRSKRDKAVNQLPEWELLREQASQIKQHTVSDLPNLLEEFERNATARGVHVHWARNATEHNEIVHGILKQHNVSRVVKSKSMLTEECHLNPYLERHGIEIIDTDLGERIVQMQNMPPSHIVMPAIHIKKEEIGELFHEKLGTEKGATDPQYLTEAARQHLRQKFIQAEAGITGVNFAIAETGGFVVCTNEGNADLGTSLNKLHIACMGIEKLIPRAGDLSVFLRLLARSATGQPITTYSSHFHGPAPGQEMHIVLLDNGRSEISGSDEFRRSLNCIRCAACMNTCPVYRRSGGYSYSNTVPGPIGSILGPARDPKENSSLPFACSLCGSCTDVCPVKIDLHHQLLTWRKEIRIKGFLPFSKRISMKMMSWMMQAPKLYKLSGKLARWIVPKLPRFLLYNRLNDWGKQRELPEFPKQSFREWMKENHDKK; from the coding sequence ATGCCTTCACATCCCCAATTAGCAGCAGAATTCATCGAGAACAAAGACCGTGCGCACTGGCATGATCAGTCGCTCTGGTTCGTTCGCTCCAAGCGGGACAAAGCCGTCAACCAGCTCCCCGAATGGGAACTGCTCCGCGAACAGGCTTCACAGATCAAACAGCACACGGTTTCCGATCTGCCAAACCTGCTCGAAGAATTCGAACGCAACGCGACTGCCCGCGGCGTGCACGTCCATTGGGCCCGTAACGCGACCGAGCATAACGAAATCGTCCATGGCATTCTGAAACAGCACAACGTGAGCCGCGTAGTCAAAAGTAAGTCGATGCTCACCGAAGAATGTCATCTCAACCCTTACCTCGAACGGCATGGAATTGAGATCATCGACACCGACCTCGGCGAACGCATCGTCCAGATGCAGAACATGCCTCCCAGTCACATCGTCATGCCCGCGATTCACATCAAGAAGGAAGAGATCGGCGAGCTGTTCCACGAAAAACTGGGCACCGAAAAAGGGGCCACCGATCCCCAGTACCTGACCGAAGCCGCCCGCCAGCATCTCCGGCAGAAGTTCATCCAGGCCGAAGCAGGTATTACCGGGGTCAACTTCGCGATCGCGGAGACCGGCGGATTTGTTGTCTGCACGAATGAAGGTAACGCCGACCTCGGAACCTCGCTCAATAAATTGCACATCGCCTGCATGGGCATCGAAAAACTGATTCCCCGTGCCGGCGATCTGAGCGTCTTCCTCCGGCTGCTGGCCCGCTCGGCGACCGGACAGCCGATTACCACCTATTCCTCGCACTTCCATGGACCGGCCCCCGGACAGGAAATGCACATTGTTCTCCTGGACAATGGTCGCAGTGAAATATCCGGCAGCGATGAATTCCGTCGCTCGCTGAACTGCATTCGCTGTGCCGCCTGTATGAATACCTGCCCCGTCTACCGACGCAGTGGCGGATACAGTTACAGCAATACGGTTCCCGGACCCATCGGTTCGATACTCGGACCGGCCCGTGATCCAAAGGAGAACTCTTCGCTGCCCTTCGCCTGCAGTCTGTGTGGATCCTGCACCGACGTCTGTCCGGTCAAAATCGATCTGCATCATCAACTGCTCACCTGGCGGAAAGAAATTCGCATCAAGGGCTTTCTCCCCTTCTCCAAACGGATCTCCATGAAAATGATGTCCTGGATGATGCAGGCACCGAAGCTCTATAAACTGTCCGGTAAGCTGGCACGCTGGATCGTACCAAAACTACCCCGCTTCCTGCTGTATAATCGCCTGAACGACTGGGGAAAACAGCGGGAGCTGCCCGAATTCCCCAAACAGAGTTTCCGGGAATGGATGAAAGAGAATCATGACAAAAAGTAA
- a CDS encoding LutC/YkgG family protein encodes MTKSKDDILSKLRKQSVPPVELPNLEAPELKQRWIQYPDPTAQFTEVLSGVGGICLEVKDVAEATQKLAEMPAFTDAKKVCSQISECGNPNVSIPEITDPHDFEDIDFAILPGEFAVAENGAVWITNDGGPARVLYFLAQHVALLVPASAVINNMAEAYERLAFAENSFGTFMSGPSKTADIEQSLVIGAHGARSLIVFLVEDAFQTN; translated from the coding sequence ATGACAAAAAGTAAAGACGACATTCTCAGCAAGCTCCGGAAGCAGTCGGTCCCTCCCGTCGAACTCCCCAACCTGGAAGCTCCCGAACTCAAACAGCGGTGGATTCAGTATCCCGATCCGACGGCGCAGTTCACCGAGGTTCTTTCCGGCGTTGGTGGGATCTGCCTGGAGGTCAAAGACGTTGCCGAAGCGACTCAGAAACTCGCAGAAATGCCTGCGTTCACCGATGCCAAAAAAGTCTGTTCGCAGATCTCCGAATGCGGCAATCCGAATGTTTCGATCCCCGAAATCACCGACCCCCACGATTTCGAAGACATCGATTTTGCCATTCTTCCCGGCGAATTCGCTGTCGCAGAAAACGGTGCCGTCTGGATTACCAACGACGGCGGACCAGCGCGTGTGCTCTACTTTCTCGCACAGCACGTCGCCCTGCTCGTGCCTGCTTCCGCAGTGATCAACAACATGGCCGAAGCTTACGAACGACTCGCTTTTGCGGAGAACAGCTTTGGAACCTTCATGTCCGGCCCATCCAAAACGGCCGACATCGAACAGTCACTGGTGATCGGAGCCCATGGCGCACGCTCCCTGATCGTCTTCCTCGTCGAAGACGCATTTCAGACGAACTGA